The nucleotide sequence GGCTAATTCTATGAAGACGAGTTACTTTCTTTTGACGAGGGGATAATTTAGTCATCTTTCGATTTTAAATAATCATTAACTCAATCTAAAAGAGAATTATCTAATCGCTTTGGGTTTTTCCACCAAAACCAAGCTTTGATAACACCCAGAATTAAAATACAGATAATAACTACCCCCATCGCTACGGGTATTATCATTCCCATTGTGGCAATTATGGTAGCACCTATCAACTCGATAGTAGAAAAAATGGGATTACTTAAACCTCCTGTTGTTGCTGTTGAACCAACTCTCAACAAACTATTGAGTGTTTTCGTTATTCCTGCTGTTCCTCCTCCAGCAATAATTGCTAGAGTCCATTGAGCTAAGGGAGTCATTTCTGGTAGGTAACTTTGAGTTACCCAAATGCCTACAATCGAGGCTAACGGCAAAGTAATCATATCTAAAGCATTATCTAGCCAAGGAAAATAATAAAGAATTACTTCGACTAAACTAGCTACACTGAACAAAATAATAGCCTGATTGCTATCTAACCACAGTAAATCTTCCGGTAAGGTAATCCAATTTTCTACTGCTCCGATACTAATTATTAACAAAGGAACAAAGACTCGAAAACCACAAGAGGCACTTAAAGCTAAACCTAAAAAAAGACTAACTAAACTTTCCATAATTTTACAATAAACTAAAAGTTAACAGTTGTTTTTATTTTCAGAAAAATTGTTATCCAATTCTTATATCCTTTTTAAAAATCAACATCAAGAAACTAATTTATTCTAACCCCTAATAATTCTTCTAACATCATTTCTAATATTTCTTCTTCTTTGACTGAACCCCCAGGTCCTTTCAGAAATTCTGAGATGGTAATTTTCTTATCACGAAAGTCTTTGACAAAATCACGGATACTTTCGATAGGTTTGACTTGCTCTTCTAATTCTCTAGTCAATGCAGCCATAGCATCTACTCCTTTTTTTTGACACGATCTATATTCTTTTACCATTTCCCCCTCTGGCTTTCTTCTAATCATCCTTAGTTCTTTTTTTAAGTTTTCATATTGATTTCTTAGAAGTTCATTATCTTTTTCCCTCATTAAACACATTCTTTCAATTTCACTCTTTGAGGCATTATCTAGGTCGATTTCTTGTTGGGAATGATGCTGTTTTTCTATTTCTAGTAGTCGGGCTATATCCCCCTCTTCATAAGCTTTATTAACTTCTTTCATTACTTCGTTATTATATATCTGGGTTTGGGGGTCACTGGCTTTATCTGGATGAAATAGAGAGGCTAACTTAAGAAACGTTTTTCTCATTTCCCCTGATTTTTTAGATTTCGCTTCCCCTGAACTAAGATCATTATCTTCATCTAATGAATCTCTATAATTAGCGTTGTTTTGAGCTTTCTTTTCGGCTGTTTTAAATTCTTGTTCATCTGAGAATACATCCTCAAAATTCTCAAAGTCTTCATCATCATCTTCTCCTAATCCCTCTGATTTAGGGCTTATTACTCCCATCATTTGAAGATTATGATAAACCCCAACTATATCCTCTCTACTTTTTTTCCCTAATTTTCTTGTTGTTAATATTTCCGAGAACAGTTCATGAATTTCTTGATCTAGTTCTTGAATTTGTTGTTGAATTGGGGAAACTCTTCTAAAAATTTCCATCCCAATTTCACGCATCTGATCTAAAAAATTCTTGAGTTCAGTGCGTTTTCTTTTTATTTGTTTGAGTAGCCATTGATGCTCGTCTTCGAGGCAACGACGGCGTTCATGAAACGATGATAGTCCTAATGATTCTGTTGACTCCTTTTGATCAGCGATTTGATCTACCCTCATGAATACTCTACAAATGCTATTTCTTTAACATTTGTTCAGTATATCAAGCTTTTCGGAGATCACCAGAGATATCACCTAAGCCTAAACGACATCAATTACACTTGAAAGAACACCCGACCCCTAACTTTTAACACCGAACTCATGTTGGCCTACTTCATAATCAGGGGTTGAGAGACGATGGAGCAATGAACCTTCTTTGAGATTTTCATAAAACTCCAACAATTGTGAATCGGTTAGACGTTTGCGAGAACTGACCCCGTATTGGCTTAGTAGGTATTCTTTCCTGATATTGGTTGACCATCCTAACTGGGCCATTTCATGATCAATGCGTTTCATTAACTCATTTTGAGTAATAACCGAATGCTGTGATGAATTGTTATGGCACTGCTCTGTCTCTGTAACCTTTATGGGAGTTGACTGTGATGGCTGTGACGACCTTTTTGGGGTTTCGTCTAAAACTACATTCTCAGTCACTACAACCTTGATACTTTCTCTTTCTAAATTTAAAGATTGATCATTAGAAAAATTATTTTTCTGCTGAGCGACTGAAGAGCCTACACAGCCATCACAATCTTCTCCTGTATGGGTTTCAAGGATTACATAGGGCTTATTAGCCATCACATCATCAGTCACCAATGAACAGTCACCAGTCGCCAGTGTTGTTTTCTCATTCTCACCTCTAGCTGTCACACAAAGATTATTAACTTTTGATTGATCATTAGTGATTGTAAACTGTGCATAACTGGTGACTGGTGACTGTTCATTGGTGACTGAAACTATGAATGGGGCTTCGTCATCCAAATGGTCACGGATTTTTAACCCTTGGATAAACACCCCATTCCGGTTCCGGTCTTTCACTACATCGTTTAAGTTGAGTTGGTGGTTACATAAATCTAGTAACAGGGTTGAAAACCGGTTAAGACTAATGGGATTAACTTTGATTCCTTCACAGAATGCACAATAGTTTGGGTATAGCCATTTTGATGCTCCTCTATACACCTCATCGCTTTCTGTGGATTTAATGGCCTTTCCTACATGGGTATAACTTTGGGGGTCGTAGATGATATTCTCATTTAACCACGCTGCAATAGGGTTGTTTTCTACCATTGACTTATCCGTTGTAATGTCAACTTGACACACCTAGAATGGGCATTTTTGATGCACTCAGAGGCTTTTTCGGATTCCATCTCTAATACCCAGTTGAGAAAACCAGGAATATACGGCACAAATTCCCCACTGATATTCCCTTGGTTATCGTGCTTAATTAGGTTCCGTTGATTCTCTTCACTAATTTTTCGTCTCATACCTACGGTAATGCGCCGGCGTTGTAGTCCACTGGTATAGTCAGAGGTTTTGATATGCTCGTTACCGGCGATAATCACCAAACAATCGGGTTTAAATCCCCCCGTCGCTTGCTGCATTTTCTTTTCGTAAGGTAAGCTGTCCTCTCCTGTTAAGGCTTTGAGGGTGGTGACATCCCCTGTATATCTTTCGGCATCGGTGACTAGGACGAGTCTTTTATCCTTGATGTTGGCTGTCTCAAACTTTGAGGTTTCTAACCGTTTTAAGGTGGTTACGTGACAGTTAGAAAATCCTACTAAGGCGATCGCTAATCTGATTAGGGTACTTTTTCCGGTTCCTCCTGGCCCAATGAGTTCTAAAAATTTCTGCCAATCGGCACGGCCTGTTACCACCCCATGAAGATAAGCCCTCACTAATTCGACTAAGGACTCATCCCCCTGCATCATTTCGAGTAACCATTGCTTAATGGGTTCCCCTGTTGCTAGGGGGTTGTAGTCGTAAGGCAAAGACCAAGTAAAGTAATTGGTGGGACTATGGGGCCATAAATCTCTCGTCTCAATGTCGAGTACCCCATTACGGAATGGGATTAATCCTTTATGGGCATTACAAGCCATTTCTGTCACCAATAAGATTCTAGATAGCTTTTTACCTAGTTTTTCGACAAAGTTAATGGTAATTTCCCTATAAGTGGGCTTTTGTGCCTTTAACTGCTCAATGATGTCTTTTTTCTCTTCCCTGCTTCGATTACTTTCTTTGACGCTCTTAATGGCTCCTGCTATTTGACCATTGATTTGCTCAAATTTCTGCTTTAATTCTCTTAGTTCTAATATAATTCTCTTTTCTAGTTGGATTTTACTGATTTTACCCCATATTCCTTCTTTTTCGGCACTATATAAATGCCATTCTCCCGTGGCATCTTCAAAAATTAGCCTATCTTTGTATAATTCCTCAAAATAAAGGGTCAATCCCTCTTCATTCCATTTTGGTAACTCATGCTCTAACTTGGTTATTTTGATGGGGTCTGGTTCATTACTCCGATTTTCCCACACCGAACGGAACCATTCTTTACCGTTTGAAACGATCGCATCATCGATTCCCTTCTCCAGTGTCTCCCAACTTAGAAATAAAACTTTACAACATTGGTCACGGAAACACGATGCTAATCTTTCCCTCGCTGCTATGACACTCGCTTGGGTTTTTAACTTCTCGTCCTGGTCAAAGACGATGACAACCTCGCGGCCCGGTTGGGTAAAGTATTGAAGTTGTGGCAAGAGTACGGGGTTTCCCTCGGAATCTTTGGGTGAACCATTCCATATTCCGGGTATTGATACGGCTGCTATTCCTTGAGACAATAATGCTCCTGCTTTTTTGGTTCCCTCTACAACGGCGATCGCCACTTCCGGATTCTCCTTCACCCATTTCCAGAATAATTGATCTTTTTGCCGTAGAAATTCTTTATAGGTTATCCCCTCGGTTAATATCCATTGTTCTCGAATTCTTTCTCGGTATTCTTTTAATAATCCCGACTTCTTGGCGACTTTTAAGCCGATACGTCGAGAAACCTTAAGACAGATGGCTTCAACCGGTTCATAGGGGGGAACTTCATATTTTCGGGTTTTACCATCGGGGGTAACTTTGGGGTTATTGGGTTTAAGCTGGCCCCAGAGAATGTCTTCTCCTGTTTCCGGGTCTATGGCGTTGACCCCATATCCACCGTCTTCTAAGTGTACGTTGGCTTTT is from Crocosphaera subtropica ATCC 51142 and encodes:
- a CDS encoding DUF4126 domain-containing protein, giving the protein MESLVSLFLGLALSASCGFRVFVPLLIISIGAVENWITLPEDLLWLDSNQAIILFSVASLVEVILYYFPWLDNALDMITLPLASIVGIWVTQSYLPEMTPLAQWTLAIIAGGGTAGITKTLNSLLRVGSTATTGGLSNPIFSTIELIGATIIATMGMIIPVAMGVVIICILILGVIKAWFWWKNPKRLDNSLLD
- a CDS encoding J domain-containing protein, which encodes MRVDQIADQKESTESLGLSSFHERRRCLEDEHQWLLKQIKRKRTELKNFLDQMREIGMEIFRRVSPIQQQIQELDQEIHELFSEILTTRKLGKKSREDIVGVYHNLQMMGVISPKSEGLGEDDDEDFENFEDVFSDEQEFKTAEKKAQNNANYRDSLDEDNDLSSGEAKSKKSGEMRKTFLKLASLFHPDKASDPQTQIYNNEVMKEVNKAYEEGDIARLLEIEKQHHSQQEIDLDNASKSEIERMCLMREKDNELLRNQYENLKKELRMIRRKPEGEMVKEYRSCQKKGVDAMAALTRELEEQVKPIESIRDFVKDFRDKKITISEFLKGPGGSVKEEEILEMMLEELLGVRIN
- a CDS encoding phage/plasmid primase, P4 family — translated: MKKINEKHRNEWVNGSGVDPEIVGMNVRSLIGPATFDFLLYSENVPRRNDGRINNRTLKANVHLEDGGYGVNAIDPETGEDILWGQLKPNNPKVTPDGKTRKYEVPPYEPVEAICLKVSRRIGLKVAKKSGLLKEYRERIREQWILTEGITYKEFLRQKDQLFWKWVKENPEVAIAVVEGTKKAGALLSQGIAAVSIPGIWNGSPKDSEGNPVLLPQLQYFTQPGREVVIVFDQDEKLKTQASVIAARERLASCFRDQCCKVLFLSWETLEKGIDDAIVSNGKEWFRSVWENRSNEPDPIKITKLEHELPKWNEEGLTLYFEELYKDRLIFEDATGEWHLYSAEKEGIWGKISKIQLEKRIILELRELKQKFEQINGQIAGAIKSVKESNRSREEKKDIIEQLKAQKPTYREITINFVEKLGKKLSRILLVTEMACNAHKGLIPFRNGVLDIETRDLWPHSPTNYFTWSLPYDYNPLATGEPIKQWLLEMMQGDESLVELVRAYLHGVVTGRADWQKFLELIGPGGTGKSTLIRLAIALVGFSNCHVTTLKRLETSKFETANIKDKRLVLVTDAERYTGDVTTLKALTGEDSLPYEKKMQQATGGFKPDCLVIIAGNEHIKTSDYTSGLQRRRITVGMRRKISEENQRNLIKHDNQGNISGEFVPYIPGFLNWVLEMESEKASECIKNAHSRCVKLTLQRISQW